A genomic window from Carcharodon carcharias isolate sCarCar2 chromosome X, sCarCar2.pri, whole genome shotgun sequence includes:
- the LOC121273163 gene encoding inositol polyphosphate 1-phosphatase-like, with translation MANILTALICASEKSANIARACKREEALFQLLIEEKKGPDKNKKFVQDFKTLADVIIQEVIKNDIAEKFPELAPHIAGEESNKFENGLGETITVKVCKTEQGTAELLSKVLDGNLKAAGLLAKCIHEDVRIDGPDLQKLTISIPIDTIGIWVDPIDSTNQYIKGQLEEKFKDGIHTYGLKSAAVLIGVFDRNSGQPIMGVINIPFNEVDLNLRWQGKYYWGISYKDINIHSVSKQIPVRNQLSIVMSSSEKESIKKALAPLCGEQMYYACGAGYKGLCTILGLVDAYVFTEDTTFKWDTCAPHAILKSLGGGIVNFTKALTEPKDGGPSSFPELQYKKPDEGAKETEKWANTGGLIAYRSREHLEAIINALSLTVGT, from the exons ATGGCCAATATCCTAACCGCCTTGATTTGTGCTTCTGAGAAATCAGCAAATATTGCTCGAGCTTGTAAACGAGAGGAGGCACTGTTCCAGCTTCTGATCGAAGAGAAGAAAGGACCAGATAAAAATAAGAAATTTGTACAAGACTTCAAGACTCTGGCAGATGTCATCATTCAAGAAGTGATTAAGAATGACATTGCAGAAAAG TTTCCAGAACTTGCACCGCACATCGCTGGAGAGGAATCCAATAAGTTTGAAAATGGTTTGG GTGAAACCATTACTGTGAAAGTCTGCAAAACGGAGCAAGGGACAGCAGAATTGCTGAGTAAAGTGCTAGATGGGAATCTGAAAGCTGCTGGGCTTTTGGCCAAGTGTATTCACGAAGATGTTCGCATTGATGGTCCAGACTTGCAAAAACTAACAATAAGCATCCCTATTGACACCATAGGGATATGGGTTGATCCTATTG ATTCAACTAATCAGTACATCAAGGGACAACTTGAAGAGAAATTCAAAGATGGTATCCATACATATGGTCTGAAATCCGCTGCTGTTCTTATCGGAGTCTTTGACAGAAACTCAGGACAGCCAATCATGGGAGTTATTAACATACCATTTAATGAAGTGGACCTCAATTTAAG GTGGCAGGGGAAATATTACTGGGGTATTTCCTACAAGGACATCAATATCCACTCCGTATCAAAGCAGATACCTGTACGCAACCAACTCTCAATTGTCATGAGCTCAAGTGAGAAGGAAAGCATCAAGAAGGCATTAGCTCCTCTCTGTGGTGAACAAATGTACTATGCTTGTGGGGCAGGATACAAGGGCTTGTGCACTATCCTTGGTTTAGTAGATGCCTACGTCTTCACAGAAGACACTACATTTAAATGGGATACTTGTGCCCCTCATGCCATTTTAAAATCTTTGGGAGGAGGGATTGTGAACTTCACCAAAGCTCTGACTGAGCCAAAAGATGGAGGGCCTAGCAGCTTTCCCGAGCTCCAGTACAAGAAACCTGATGAAGGGGCAAAAGAAACAGAGAAGTGGGCCAACACAGGTGGCCTTATAGCTTACAGGTCCAGAGAGCACTTAGAGGCCATTATTAATGCACTCAGTTTAACTGTGGGCACTTAA